A window of the Polaribacter batillariae genome harbors these coding sequences:
- a CDS encoding SDR family NAD(P)-dependent oxidoreductase: MSNLNNKVAIVVGGTSGIGNATVNQLLNEGATVHVVGRNTDKIADQANLIKHTASITNMADVNELISTINGLEKVDFLVNASGIFGPKPFLDHTVEEYDSYLDLNRGFFFITQAVAKKMKENNSGSIVSVGSMWAKQAVKATPSSAYSMQKAGLHSLTQHLAMELADFGIRVNAVSPAVVNTPVYHGVFGGKDEAEKALEGFNGFHPIGRNGSPEEIANSIVFLLSDNASWITGTILDVDGGVMAGRN; the protein is encoded by the coding sequence ATGAGTAATTTAAACAACAAAGTAGCCATCGTAGTTGGTGGAACCAGTGGAATTGGAAACGCAACCGTAAACCAATTATTAAACGAAGGTGCAACTGTGCACGTAGTTGGTAGAAATACCGATAAAATTGCAGACCAAGCTAATTTGATAAAACATACAGCAAGTATTACAAATATGGCAGATGTAAACGAACTTATTTCAACCATTAATGGTTTAGAAAAAGTAGATTTTTTAGTAAATGCATCTGGTATTTTTGGTCCAAAACCATTTTTAGACCATACTGTAGAAGAGTACGATTCTTATTTAGACTTAAACCGTGGTTTCTTTTTTATTACACAAGCTGTTGCTAAAAAAATGAAAGAAAATAATTCGGGATCTATTGTAAGTGTAGGTTCTATGTGGGCAAAACAAGCTGTAAAAGCGACGCCTTCTTCTGCATATTCTATGCAAAAAGCAGGTTTGCATTCTTTAACACAACACTTGGCTATGGAATTGGCAGATTTTGGAATTCGAGTAAATGCAGTTTCTCCAGCAGTTGTAAACACACCTGTATATCATGGAGTTTTTGGAGGAAAAGATGAAGCTGAAAAAGCCTTAGAAGGTTTTAATGGCTTTCATCCAATAGGAAGAAATGGATCTCCAGAAGAGATTGCAAACAGCATCGTTTTCTTACTTTCAGACAATGCTTCTTGGATTACAGGAACTATTTTAGATGTAGATGGTGGTGTAATGGCTGGTAGAAACTAG
- a CDS encoding flavin monoamine oxidase family protein, with protein sequence MSKTVLIIGGGLSGLYLGFKLKKLGFQIKILEANDRIGGRIYTKISQQTKVELGATWLWRYNKQLLNLCKELEISLFEQNINGDALFEATSASQPQRFKLPPNQEISYRIVGGTFTIVNKLALSFSSEELHLHQKVVQIINQKKSVQVITEDAEFTADVVVSTIPPQLLVNTVKFIPKINHHLKNIANKTHTWMKDSIKFGLVYKTPFWKEKGLSGVGFSNVGPFTEIYDHTNFKNKTFALMGFLNNNLSKETKAYREEKISKQLFKFFGKEGKNYICYEEKVWHKEPLLSFNNQQFLSPHSNNGHPIYQKKYINNKLIIAGSETSPSYGGYMEGAIFRGNQVVAQLVSLQEMVS encoded by the coding sequence ATGAGCAAAACAGTACTAATTATTGGTGGCGGGCTTTCTGGCTTGTATCTAGGTTTTAAATTGAAGAAATTAGGTTTTCAAATTAAAATTTTAGAAGCTAACGACAGAATTGGAGGTAGAATTTACACTAAAATTAGCCAGCAAACAAAAGTTGAATTAGGAGCAACCTGGCTTTGGAGATACAATAAGCAATTATTAAACCTCTGCAAAGAATTAGAAATTTCTTTATTTGAACAAAATATAAATGGCGATGCTTTGTTTGAAGCTACAAGTGCAAGCCAACCTCAACGTTTTAAACTTCCGCCAAACCAAGAAATTAGTTATAGAATTGTGGGTGGTACTTTTACAATTGTAAATAAATTGGCGCTTTCTTTTTCTTCGGAAGAGCTACATCTTCATCAAAAAGTAGTGCAAATTATCAATCAAAAAAAATCTGTACAAGTAATTACTGAAGATGCCGAATTTACAGCAGATGTTGTGGTTTCTACAATTCCACCTCAATTGTTGGTAAATACCGTAAAATTTATTCCTAAAATAAATCATCATTTAAAAAACATTGCCAATAAAACTCATACATGGATGAAAGATTCCATAAAATTTGGTCTCGTTTACAAAACTCCTTTTTGGAAAGAGAAAGGTTTATCTGGTGTTGGTTTTAGTAATGTAGGGCCGTTTACAGAAATTTACGATCATACCAATTTTAAAAACAAAACCTTTGCTTTAATGGGTTTTTTAAATAACAACTTATCTAAAGAAACAAAAGCCTACAGAGAAGAAAAAATAAGCAAACAGCTTTTTAAATTTTTCGGCAAAGAAGGCAAAAACTACATTTGCTACGAAGAAAAAGTATGGCATAAAGAACCACTGTTAAGTTTTAATAATCAGCAATTTTTAAGTCCACATTCTAATAATGGGCATCCTATTTATCAAAAAAAATATATAAACAATAAATTAATTATTGCAGGTTCCGAAACTTCGCCAAGCTATGGTGGTTATATGGAGGGCGCTATTTTTAGAGGAAACCAAGTTGTAGCACAATTGGTATCATTACAAGAAATGGTATCATAA
- a CDS encoding DUF6952 family protein gives MKLPVIKHLTNFIEENDQDYVLETIETLEALTEVSSLKDEELDVIGELISNMYGAIEVDKMVKNGTPKKEALNAFMNRVLGSIDH, from the coding sequence ATGAAATTACCAGTAATTAAGCACTTAACCAATTTTATCGAAGAAAACGACCAAGATTATGTTTTAGAGACCATCGAAACTTTGGAAGCTTTAACAGAAGTTTCGTCTTTAAAAGATGAAGAATTAGATGTTATTGGCGAATTAATCTCTAATATGTATGGTGCTATAGAAGTAGATAAAATGGTAAAAAACGGTACACCAAAAAAGGAAGCATTAAATGCTTTTATGAATCGTGTTTTAGGTTCTATTGATCATTAA
- a CDS encoding thioredoxin family protein translates to MVQELTEDNLQVIVDGNKKVIVQYSATWCGNCRIMKPKFKKLATEMDSVKFVIVDAEKFPESRKLADVSNLPTFAIFENGEKKNQAQTNKFDVLKDLANELA, encoded by the coding sequence ATGGTACAAGAATTAACAGAAGATAATTTACAAGTTATTGTAGATGGTAATAAAAAAGTAATTGTACAATATTCTGCAACTTGGTGTGGAAACTGTAGAATTATGAAGCCAAAATTTAAAAAATTGGCAACAGAAATGGACAGTGTTAAGTTTGTAATTGTTGATGCAGAAAAATTTCCAGAAAGTAGAAAGTTAGCAGATGTAAGTAATTTACCAACATTTGCAATTTTCGAAAACGGAGAGAAGAAAAATCAAGCACAAACAAATAAGTTTGATGTTTTAAAAGACTTAGCAAACGAATTGGCTTAA
- a CDS encoding peroxiredoxin has translation MATLVGKKFPNLNVDAMDEMGDTFKLNVLEEAVSKNKKVILFWYPKDFTFVCPTELHAFQAAIGEFEKRNTIVIGASCDTPEVHFAWLNTSKENGGIEGITYPILADSNRNLSSILGILDIKNETFDEASQTIQVEGDNVTYRATYLIDEQGMVFHEGVNHMPVGRNVSEFLRLIDAYTHVQKNGEVCPANWEEGKTAMAPNAKETAAYLAAH, from the coding sequence ATGGCAACATTAGTTGGTAAAAAATTTCCAAACTTAAACGTAGATGCAATGGATGAAATGGGCGACACATTTAAATTAAATGTATTAGAAGAAGCTGTTTCTAAGAATAAGAAAGTTATTTTATTTTGGTACCCAAAAGACTTTACTTTTGTTTGTCCTACAGAATTACACGCTTTTCAAGCGGCGATAGGCGAGTTCGAAAAAAGAAACACCATAGTTATTGGGGCTTCTTGCGATACACCAGAAGTACATTTTGCTTGGTTAAACACTTCTAAAGAAAATGGAGGAATTGAAGGTATTACATACCCAATCTTAGCAGACTCTAACCGTAATTTATCATCGATATTAGGTATTTTAGATATTAAAAACGAAACTTTTGATGAAGCTTCACAAACGATTCAAGTAGAAGGAGATAATGTAACCTACAGAGCTACCTATTTAATAGATGAGCAAGGTATGGTATTTCACGAAGGTGTAAACCATATGCCTGTTGGAAGAAATGTAAGTGAATTTTTACGTTTAATCGATGCTTATACTCACGTTCAAAAAAACGGAGAAGTGTGCCCTGCAAACTGGGAAGAAGGTAAAACTGCGATGGCACCAAACGCAAAAGAAACTGCGGCATATTTAGCAGCTCACTAA